In Prosthecomicrobium sp. N25, one DNA window encodes the following:
- a CDS encoding capsule biosynthesis protein, translated as MLSRPSPAPAEAPAALPRAGTRSFLFLLGPCSPFQARLAPALEAEGHRVVKVLLHAGDALFWRRPALHYRGGLDAWQDHVGRLMDEHGTTDLVVHNESREYHRLAILEARRRGIRVLVFEMGYFRPDWITFERDGLSALSHFPRDPALVRALAAEAPEPDFSVRFRTPFLRFALNDLAYHLGEVFGTPLYPRYRRYAIDNPVVEYLLWGRKLLTRRRPEAAAAAVVEKLEAGAAPWYVLPLQLSGDFQIRAHSPFPDMPAAMRAVVASFGRHAPAAARLVVKLHPLDNLRTPWAKLVAEAAAEAGAAGRVDCIDGGDLARLIAGSEGVVTVNSTVGIAAIQAGRPTIALGGAVFDIPGLTFQDGLDRFWAGRRPPDRDLASAFVRALVHTTQIRGDYYTEPGMAAAVQGVVERLKAGLPDLPERIARMRSA; from the coding sequence ATGCTGTCCAGACCGTCCCCGGCCCCCGCTGAGGCGCCCGCGGCCCTCCCGCGGGCCGGGACCCGCTCGTTCCTCTTCCTCCTCGGCCCCTGCTCGCCGTTCCAGGCTCGCCTCGCCCCCGCGCTTGAGGCCGAGGGCCACCGCGTCGTGAAGGTTCTGCTCCACGCCGGCGACGCGCTCTTCTGGCGCCGCCCGGCGCTGCACTATCGCGGTGGCCTCGACGCCTGGCAGGACCATGTCGGCCGCCTCATGGACGAGCACGGCACCACCGACCTGGTCGTCCACAACGAGAGCCGGGAGTATCACCGCCTCGCCATCCTTGAGGCGCGCCGGCGCGGCATCAGGGTGCTGGTCTTCGAGATGGGCTACTTCCGGCCCGACTGGATCACCTTCGAGCGCGACGGCCTGTCGGCCCTCTCCCATTTTCCGCGCGACCCGGCCCTCGTCCGAGCCCTCGCCGCCGAGGCGCCTGAGCCCGACTTCTCCGTCCGCTTCCGCACGCCGTTCCTCAGGTTCGCGCTGAACGACCTTGCCTACCATCTGGGCGAGGTGTTCGGCACGCCCCTCTATCCGCGCTACCGGCGCTACGCGATCGACAACCCGGTCGTCGAATACCTGCTCTGGGGCAGGAAGCTGCTGACCCGCCGGCGCCCCGAGGCCGCGGCCGCGGCGGTCGTCGAGAAGCTGGAGGCCGGGGCCGCGCCCTGGTACGTCCTGCCCCTCCAACTCTCCGGCGACTTCCAGATCCGCGCCCACTCGCCCTTCCCGGACATGCCGGCGGCCATGCGCGCCGTCGTCGCCTCCTTCGGTCGCCACGCCCCCGCCGCCGCGCGCCTCGTCGTCAAGCTGCACCCCCTCGACAACCTGCGGACCCCTTGGGCGAAGCTCGTCGCGGAAGCGGCCGCGGAGGCCGGCGCGGCCGGCCGGGTCGACTGCATCGACGGCGGTGACCTCGCCCGCCTGATCGCCGGGTCGGAGGGCGTCGTCACGGTCAATTCCACGGTCGGCATCGCCGCGATCCAGGCCGGCCGCCCGACGATCGCGCTCGGCGGCGCCGTCTTCGACATCCCCGGCCTGACCTTCCAGGACGGCCTCGACCGCTTCTGGGCCGGCCGCCGCCCGCCGGACCGCGATCTGGCGTCCGCCTTCGTCCGCGCGCTCGTCCACACCACCCAGATCCGCGGCGACTACTACACCGAGCCCGGCATGGCCGCCGCCGTCCAGGGCGTCGTCGAGCGCCTGAAGGCGGGGCTGCCGGACCTGCCCGAACGCATCGCCCGCATGAGGAGCGCATGA
- a CDS encoding SDR family NAD(P)-dependent oxidoreductase: protein MNPSADPRTVVVTGASSGIGAALALAHARPGVALALTGRDPVRLAAVAAGARAKGATVREGIFDVRELDRLAAFLADVDDTGPIDVLYANAGVAAGLGPDRSAEPLDTAMRLVDVNLKGVIATVSAVVERMRARRRGHIVLVSSLAGLQAHPDMPTYSASKAAVRFYGDSLRQWLRPAGVAVTVVCPGFVTSPMANRHKGAKPFEISADRAAALIVRGVARRRPLIAFPWPLVLSIWLSNLVPTVIADLGMRGFAAVVDPDDETARERERRRQAP from the coding sequence ATGAACCCCTCCGCCGACCCCCGCACCGTCGTCGTGACCGGTGCCTCCAGCGGCATCGGCGCCGCCCTGGCGCTGGCGCATGCCCGCCCCGGAGTGGCTCTGGCGCTGACCGGCCGCGACCCCGTCCGCCTCGCCGCCGTGGCCGCCGGGGCTCGCGCCAAGGGCGCGACGGTGCGCGAGGGCATCTTCGACGTCCGCGAGTTGGACCGCCTCGCCGCCTTCCTGGCCGACGTCGACGATACCGGCCCCATCGATGTCCTCTATGCCAATGCCGGCGTCGCCGCCGGCCTCGGTCCCGACCGCTCCGCCGAGCCGCTCGACACCGCCATGCGTCTCGTCGACGTGAACCTGAAGGGCGTGATCGCCACCGTCTCGGCGGTGGTGGAGCGCATGCGCGCGCGCCGCCGCGGCCATATCGTGCTGGTCTCCTCGCTCGCCGGCCTCCAGGCCCATCCGGACATGCCGACCTATTCGGCCAGCAAGGCGGCGGTGCGCTTCTACGGCGACTCGCTCCGCCAGTGGCTGCGCCCCGCCGGCGTGGCCGTGACGGTCGTCTGCCCCGGCTTCGTCACCTCCCCGATGGCGAACCGCCACAAGGGGGCCAAGCCCTTCGAGATCTCGGCCGACCGCGCCGCCGCCCTGATCGTCCGCGGGGTCGCCCGCCGACGCCCGCTGATCGCCTTCCCGTGGCCGCTGGTCCTGTCGATCTGGCTCTCCAACCTGGTCCCGACCGTCATCGCCGACCTCGGCATGCGCGGCTTCGCCGCCGTGGTCGACCCCGACGACGAGACCGCTCGCGAGCGCGAGAGGCGCCGGCAGGCCCCGTGA